The Raphanus sativus cultivar WK10039 chromosome 2, ASM80110v3, whole genome shotgun sequence DNA segment AAACACCAAAGGAAAATCACCAAATGCATTGCTATAATAACATATTAATATGAATAATACCATGATTCCAGTTTCCAACACTAAATTTAATTCCCCTTCGTAGTAAATACAAAACCAAAGTCGacaagtaaaaatataaaagaagcAAAAAGTAAGCATGTTTACTCGTTTCTCCAATGTAGAGTCGAAGTATGTAAGTAATCTCTGTacattatctttcttttttttttcttctggttCAGTGGTGGTGAAACCTTTCGTCTGAGACTTGGAGAGTCTCAATACCTTTCATCGCAGAGTCATACTGTTTCCTGGTGGAAGATGATCTCTTCCCTTCCGACGTTGAAACCACCCCAGAGTTTCTTATTCCGTCACCGTCACGGCATCTCTGTAGCTCCTCTGACGTTACTCGCCTCGATGATCCTGCTGACTGTGCAAACAGTGACGTTCTTGGCATCTGTGAACAATGAGATTTTTTAGACAAAGTCAATAAAGATTTTTGGactagagaaagagagagaaacaagGAAACAgagcatttttttttaaaaaaaaattaccattgGGGTTCTAGTAGACGCAGAGTTGTCAAGAGCTCCAGAGGTTCTCCTTCTTGATGAATCCATCGTTGGTCTCACTCTCTCTTCCTCCCCTTCAAGAAACAAAGCTTAAAACTCtttcaaacataaaaacatttttctattggttaaaagtGCTATGTTACCCGCACTGGTTCCAGCCGCAGGAGTTGCGAGGCCACGTGATGGGGCAGCTGTTAGTTGTGACTTTTGGTACTTCAGTATGGTCCAGTCAAAGACATAATCCAATTGAAACCCTGCAGTGGATTAAAAATGATATGAGAAAGTGTGTGTATTTATTTGGGAGAAACATGGAGGGGCAAAAGATTCAAGAACCTTCACGGACAAAGAGATCCCTGAATATTCTTTTGAGATAATTGTAGTCTGGTTTATCTTCAAACCGGAGGGAGCGGCAGTAATGAAAGTAAGATGCTAGTTCGGATGGGTAGCCACGGCATAAAGACTGGATGCAAGATGAGCAACTTGTGTCAAGTACAAGTTAAGGATCAAAAACTTTTGTGGTTGAGAGACTTTACCTCGATGGATGTAGAGACTTTCTTTTCGCTGATTCTCTCATACTTTTGTTTCTTGGTTCCAGCTTTAAGTCCTTGCCATGGAAGACTATAAAAAGAAACCACGAGGAAACATTCTTAAGGAATGTGAAGAACAAAGTGAAAGAATGAGAGGCTTGTAGGTAAGATAATAATACTCACCTTCCTTTAAGGAAATACATGAGGATGTAACCAAGAGATTCTAAGTCATCCCTTCGGCTTTGTTCTGTATGATATAAATAGAGGTATTAGTATAAGGACAGTGTCTTGAGTAGGTTCAAGTAGTTCGGATAATTCAGTTCGGTCGGGTAGTTCGGTTCAACATATATCTTACAGAATTAACCCGAAATAAAGTTTGGTTTGGTTGAGTTTGgtattcggtttggtttttgaaAATCCTACCCAAGTTTTTGATTTcgattatattttggtttagtttgttAAAATTTCGGATAAGTTCAATTAATTCGGTTCGCAATTTAGttagttcggtttgggtttttggtatagttagttatatttttttttctacgaAAACCTAAGTAGCCACGAACCAACCGAAAACcttaacttttttataaaaagaccTACCGAATCGAAATGAAAACTTAACCGAACTAACcaaaaaaattggtttggtttggttcaaaATCTCAGCCCTAGTCTGGAGCATTACAACACGAAAGACTTACCAATTCCCAAGTGAGTATTCATACTAGCGTATCTTGCAGTTCCAGTGAGATTCTTATTTTCTCTGCAAGATAGAAAATGGAAGCAAGAGtttagaaaaagaagaaacataGATTGATTAAAATCCAATGATGTCACCTGTAAGGAATGTGCTGATGAGTAGTGTTATCCCTGTACTTCTTAGCAAGACCAAAGTCAATGATGTACACCTTTAGAAACAAAGAAGTCATTTCGGATATGAATAATAATTTGGAAATTAATCtgagaagagaaacaaacaTATATGTGAAAGAGGAAACCTGGTTTGCACGTCTTCCTAACCCCATGAGAAAATTGTCAGGCTTGAGGTCACGGTGAAGGAAAGATTTGGAATGGAAATACTCAACACGGGTTATCTGAATATCAAAAACGGAAGTCAATAACTGAACAAGTGTAAGGAGAAAGGacaagcgagagagagagagagatgtaccATTTGATCAGCAAGCATGAGGACTGACTTGAGAGAAAGTTTCCTGCTACAGAAATTGAACAAGTCTTCAAGACTAGGGCCAAGTAAATCAATGACCAGAACATTGTACTCGCCTTCAACACCAAACCACTTGACATTTGGAACACCAGCTGCCACATAAAGTAAAGGCTCATGAGTGACTTACGGTCATATTTATTAAAAGAATTAGAAACAGAGAACCAAGAgatgagctttttttttttacttcctCCCTGTAGAAGTCTGTATAACTTGGATTCATAGAGCAGCTGTGGATGTTTTGTCTTCGCATtttcctgcaaaaaaaaaataaaaaaggcaACACGCTGATGCTAtcaagacaaaaacaaaatttaggaACCCTAGCTAATGTAATTTATATAGTAAACAACATACATTGTCTTATCTCTCTATCTTTTCAATTAATAACATTCACATGATGCTAAcaagacaaaaaataaaataaaattaaggagCAAAGCAAGAGAACTCACAAGCTTGATGGCAACTTCTTCATGTGTTTGAATATGAGTACCTAAGGAAAACAACAACCCCCATGACAAATGTTTAGGGATtgagaaaatatcaaaaaacatGTTGAATTGAAACAAAGGGTTGTGTAAAAGAGGAAACCGAGATAGATCTCTCCAAAAGAACCGCTTCCGATTTTGCGTCCGAGACGAAACTTGTTTCCCACGCGAGCCTCCATCGATGTTTTTAGAGAACCTTTTGATCCTCTGTCCGAAATAAAAATGTGTCCTTTAGAGAACCCTTTGATCCAACGGAATCAGCAGCGCAAACCCAAAATTTATCTCCTTGAAACAAACAATGGAAGGTCCGatttctgggaaattagggcTGAAAACAGGGGAAAGCAGAGGAAAAAAAGGAAGCTTTGGTTGATGGGAAGagaatgtttgtttgttttgggtagtttcctcttcttctctatcCTGATGTGTTTGTTGTACACGGTTCCAAATATCCGGTTTGATTTAACCGGAAAGCCGGTTAACAGTGCTCCATTAAACACTGGCTATAATCAGACGATGTTGAAATCTCTAATATCATCCGTTTAGTAATTCGATCATATGAGTAATTATTAGGCTATCACCTTTTCGGAAGTAGATTTTTcatctcatttaaattttacgGTTGATCCAAATCGGTTCTTTCATTTTGTTCGGTTTACTTTGGGTATCTTAACGTATATCACGCGTGGAGTgaaaaaaaacgtttttgaaagagaaaaaaatgaattaattaaTTTGGGTTGGCTACGAGAGAGAAATGGGTCACCAAGCGTGAGAGCTACGGATCGGTCCCGTTGGGTGGGCGGTAAAGGTCGTTTGCCATGCGACTTTTAGTAGTATAATAAAGAGTCGACGTTCAATACTAAACGTAATCCCCACGTTAATCGTTATTTTCCTTCCGTATTTTGACTTTACTGGTCTGAATATTTAATCATTCTTTGTACGATGACTTTGGTCGGTCGAAGTATAAACTCTTTTCGAGGAGCAAATTATCTATATACCTTAACACCtcgtaatatttttttttgttaagtaaaCACCTCGTAATATTTTTGAACGTGTGCCTGTTGAATTGCACGAGAAAATCGTTCGTTATAATCAAAAACCTTTTTCATTCAGCTTTCTATATTTTATGactataaaatcaaaaaccttTCTAATTCGGCTTTCTATTTTCGGCTCCAAACGGCCTCTCAATCAAGTTTTCATAATCATTAAGTTTTGTTTCACATGATTCGATTTTTGATGGTATTAGATCACTGGTTTGTGTGTTCTttgttatttggaaaaaaaaatcatgacgGTTCCGATTCAGTAGTTTGTAGAATTTCGAAATAATCTAACCGTTCTACTTTTCAAATTAGAACAATCTTGGAACTGTCAAGGAAAAGATAACCAAGAGctcttggcctagtggtaaaggaactCCAGCTGGAGTACCCGCCCTGGGTTCGAGTCGTCTTGGCCACCTTCCCGCCTATAACCGTGCGTGCCCGGATGAAAGGCCTCGTGGGGATTAGTTTGGGTTTACCTAACCGTGCGTGTCCGGATGAAAGGCCTcgtggggattagtctgggttTACCGCCTGGGAACCTtcacggttatcaaaaaaaaaaaaaaaaaagataaaaacatgGAGAGTTCATCAGGCATTACAAACCTCCATTTCTTTTGGCATTTTCTAAAAGGAAAAACGGTTAGATTCATTACCAACAGCGCTTAAACCAATTTTATTAGTCAATATTGTGATGAGTCTATCTTGGAGTTTTATGGGGAAAACAAATtctccataaaatacatgaagaAAGGGTATGATATATTTGATCTGATTATAAATTTTCAGAATAATAACTTAGCAATTTTCCAtttctttattaatttttttaaaaaaaaaaattaaccggGAAATGTTTTTGTATCTTATAAAATTCTTTTGATATTAACAAATTTGATTTGCTGGAAATTATCTGAAAAAATATCATGATATTGAAATAGATGT contains these protein-coding regions:
- the LOC108839954 gene encoding casein kinase 1-like protein 12 isoform X2, which codes for MEARVGNKFRLGRKIGSGSFGEIYLGTHIQTHEEVAIKLENAKTKHPQLLYESKLYRLLQGGTGVPNVKWFGVEGEYNVLVIDLLGPSLEDLFNFCSRKLSLKSVLMLADQMITRVEYFHSKSFLHRDLKPDNFLMGLGRRANQVYIIDFGLAKKYRDNTTHQHIPYRENKNLTGTARYASMNTHLGIEQSRRDDLESLGYILMYFLKGSLPWQGLKAGTKKQKYERISEKKVSTSIESLCRGYPSELASYFHYCRSLRFEDKPDYNYLKRIFRDLFVREGFQLDYVFDWTILKYQKSQLTAAPSRGLATPAAGTSAERVRPTMDSSRRRTSGALDNSASTRTPMMPRTSLFAQSAGSSRRVTSEELQRCRDGDGIRNSGVVSTSEGKRSSSTRKQYDSAMKGIETLQVSDERFHHH
- the LOC108839954 gene encoding casein kinase 1-like protein 12 isoform X1 — its product is MEARVGNKFRLGRKIGSGSFGEIYLGTHIQTHEEVAIKLENAKTKHPQLLYESKLYRLLQGGTGVPNVKWFGVEGEYNVLVIDLLGPSLEDLFNFCSRKLSLKSVLMLADQMITRVEYFHSKSFLHRDLKPDNFLMGLGRRANQVYIIDFGLAKKYRDNTTHQHIPYRENKNLTGTARYASMNTHLGIEQSRRDDLESLGYILMYFLKGSLPWQGLKAGTKKQKYERISEKKVSTSIESLCRGYPSELASYFHYCRSLRFEDKPDYNYLKRIFRDLFVREGFQLDYVFDWTILKYQKSQLTAAPSRGLATPAAGTSAGEEERVRPTMDSSRRRTSGALDNSASTRTPMMPRTSLFAQSAGSSRRVTSEELQRCRDGDGIRNSGVVSTSEGKRSSSTRKQYDSAMKGIETLQVSDERFHHH